The following coding sequences are from one Paenibacillus stellifer window:
- a CDS encoding glycosyltransferase family 39 protein: MNGIRQHKWIAGLSLVLAVSIGILIYSLAHVDGSTAGNSEAGFQQRIRQGGFGPGGTEGSFQGGRQGGYWQNAAPGGTGGAASSQGGAADSQGGSGAGSPGAAADGSQNAAADPQSGSVAQSQPGSASGNSTSGGPAGFGGGGAGAQGNSAQAPNGASGFSRQGGMNGSFGGGRQGGGFGGGFGGGFGSDGQYGTALAIYAALFAGLVGAAFYYARKGKFVIGESRKGTVVLLLLAAGFCLKLAAAPWISGYRGDIRFFTTWAESAAKGLGSFYENSSSDYPPLYMYILWATGKLVTLPQIEPYLLTLIKLPSIVADAVTAFLLYKAASRFLKAETAVLIAVFYMFNPAVLINATFWGQVDSFFTMIVAAAIWALCSRKLGWASLFLALAVLMKPQGIIYTPVLLFALLAARSIGPWLKSAAIAVAAAVVVALPFTGGRSPMWLYELYTGTVNEYPYASVNGFNLFGLLGANYKDSSSTFIIFSYHAWGMIFIVLTTLLSGWLYLRSRKPAFASLSALLLIAGVFTFSSSMHERYLFPAAALALLAYGQFKDRRLLWLAFGFSATIFMNTYAVYYGYTSTDGHVGFLMFFSALLNIAMCILLIKIMLDASRHTAKDAGPSIAELPEHA; encoded by the coding sequence GTGAATGGGATCAGACAGCATAAATGGATCGCCGGCCTGTCGCTTGTGCTGGCGGTTAGCATTGGCATCCTGATATACTCGCTCGCACATGTGGATGGAAGCACCGCTGGCAATTCGGAGGCAGGCTTCCAGCAGCGCATCCGGCAAGGAGGCTTCGGCCCCGGCGGAACAGAAGGCAGCTTCCAGGGCGGCAGGCAGGGCGGATACTGGCAAAATGCGGCGCCAGGCGGAACAGGCGGCGCCGCCAGCTCCCAGGGCGGGGCGGCCGACTCGCAAGGTGGCTCCGGCGCGGGTTCGCCTGGCGCAGCGGCGGACGGCTCGCAAAATGCAGCGGCCGATCCGCAGAGCGGCTCCGTTGCGCAGAGCCAGCCGGGCAGCGCTTCCGGCAACTCGACTTCCGGCGGACCCGCGGGCTTTGGCGGCGGAGGAGCGGGCGCGCAGGGCAACAGCGCTCAGGCCCCGAACGGCGCAAGCGGCTTCTCCCGCCAGGGCGGTATGAACGGCAGCTTCGGCGGCGGCCGTCAGGGCGGAGGCTTTGGCGGAGGCTTTGGCGGAGGCTTCGGCAGCGACGGCCAGTACGGCACGGCGCTGGCCATCTACGCGGCGCTCTTCGCCGGACTGGTGGGCGCAGCCTTCTATTATGCCCGCAAGGGAAAGTTCGTCATCGGCGAGTCGCGCAAGGGCACGGTCGTCCTGCTGCTTCTGGCGGCCGGGTTCTGCCTGAAGCTGGCGGCGGCTCCCTGGATTTCCGGCTATCGCGGCGATATCCGGTTCTTCACCACCTGGGCGGAATCGGCGGCCAAGGGACTCGGAAGCTTCTACGAGAACAGCTCCAGCGATTATCCGCCGCTGTATATGTACATTCTGTGGGCGACAGGCAAGCTCGTGACGCTGCCGCAGATCGAGCCTTATCTGCTAACGCTGATCAAGCTCCCCTCGATCGTCGCGGACGCCGTCACCGCTTTCCTGCTGTACAAGGCAGCCTCACGCTTCCTCAAGGCGGAGACGGCGGTGCTGATCGCGGTCTTCTACATGTTCAATCCAGCCGTACTGATCAACGCTACGTTCTGGGGACAGGTCGACTCCTTCTTCACCATGATTGTGGCTGCCGCCATCTGGGCGCTGTGCAGCCGGAAGCTGGGCTGGGCCTCTCTGTTCCTTGCGCTGGCGGTATTGATGAAGCCGCAGGGCATCATTTACACGCCGGTGCTGCTGTTCGCGCTGCTGGCGGCGCGGTCAATCGGCCCGTGGCTGAAATCCGCCGCGATCGCGGTTGCTGCCGCAGTTGTCGTGGCGCTGCCTTTCACAGGAGGCCGGAGCCCGATGTGGCTGTACGAGCTCTACACCGGAACCGTGAACGAATACCCGTATGCTTCGGTGAACGGCTTCAATCTATTTGGGCTTCTCGGGGCCAACTACAAGGATTCGTCGTCGACGTTCATCATTTTCAGCTATCACGCCTGGGGCATGATCTTTATCGTGCTGACTACGCTGCTGTCGGGCTGGCTCTACCTGCGAAGCCGCAAGCCGGCGTTCGCCTCCCTCTCGGCCCTGCTGCTGATTGCCGGGGTATTCACCTTCTCGTCAAGCATGCACGAACGGTATCTGTTCCCGGCGGCGGCTCTGGCACTCCTGGCCTACGGCCAGTTCAAGGACAGACGGCTTCTGTGGCTCGCCTTCGGCTTCAGCGCCACCATCTTCATGAACACTTACGCCGTCTACTACGGCTATACAAGCACCGACGGCCATGTCGGGTTCCTGATGTTCTTCTCGGCGCTGCTTAACATCGCCATGTGCATCCTGCTGATTAAAATCATGCTGGATGCATCGCGGCATACGGCGAAGGATGCCGGACCCTCGATCGCGGAACTGCCGGAGCACGCATAG
- a CDS encoding multidrug effflux MFS transporter, whose product MSIKSTALDVQAIRASRKLRLQLAGILGAIATIGPLSIDMYLPALPELERSFATSAAFVQLSLSCFLIGLALGQLFAGPLSDVYGRRRPLMIGMMVYTVSSLLCAFSPSIGVLVVFRLIQGLSGSVGVVISRAAVRDLYSGSELTRFFALLMIVNGLGPIAAPVIGGQLLRFTTWQGVFLVLFGAGVLFCLMIWLRLPETLPPERRSNGGLGSTVASFGKLLRNRTFMGYVLSQSFVNGAMFAYISGSSFVLQNIFGVSPQMYSLIFAVNGLGIIITGQIAGRLSGRLGEARLMVWGLVQCALGGLLLLFAILTSAGLPLILPALFAVVSSVGIVGTTTFSLAMQDQGDRAGSASAMLGLLPLLTGGLISPLVGLGGGDTALPMGAIIAAAGICSLLCYSLLVRRRGR is encoded by the coding sequence ATGAGCATCAAATCAACCGCTTTGGATGTACAGGCCATTCGAGCCTCCAGAAAGCTGAGACTTCAGCTTGCGGGCATTCTGGGGGCAATCGCCACGATCGGCCCGCTGTCGATCGACATGTATTTGCCCGCCCTGCCGGAGCTGGAGCGATCTTTCGCCACCTCCGCCGCTTTTGTCCAGCTCAGTCTGAGCTGCTTCCTGATCGGGCTGGCGCTGGGCCAGCTGTTCGCTGGTCCACTGAGCGATGTGTATGGACGCCGCCGTCCCTTGATGATCGGCATGATGGTATACACGGTGTCGTCGCTGCTCTGCGCCTTCAGCCCTTCCATCGGCGTCCTTGTCGTGTTCCGTCTGATCCAGGGCCTGTCGGGTTCGGTCGGTGTCGTGATTTCACGGGCCGCCGTCCGCGACCTGTATTCGGGCTCGGAGCTTACCCGGTTCTTCGCTCTCCTGATGATCGTCAACGGCCTGGGGCCGATCGCGGCTCCGGTTATCGGAGGCCAGCTGCTCCGGTTTACGACCTGGCAGGGCGTCTTCCTCGTGCTGTTCGGGGCGGGCGTGCTGTTCTGCCTCATGATCTGGCTTCGCCTGCCGGAGACGCTGCCGCCCGAACGCCGTTCTAACGGCGGACTTGGCAGTACCGTCGCTTCCTTCGGCAAGCTGCTGCGCAACCGGACCTTCATGGGCTATGTGCTGTCCCAGAGCTTCGTGAACGGCGCGATGTTCGCTTACATATCGGGGTCGTCCTTTGTTCTGCAAAATATATTCGGCGTATCTCCGCAGATGTACAGCCTTATCTTTGCCGTGAACGGGCTCGGCATCATCATCACCGGCCAGATCGCGGGACGGCTGTCCGGCAGGCTGGGCGAAGCCCGGTTGATGGTGTGGGGGCTGGTACAGTGCGCGCTCGGAGGTCTGCTGCTCCTGTTCGCCATTCTGACCTCGGCTGGACTGCCGCTTATCCTGCCGGCCCTGTTCGCCGTCGTCTCCAGCGTCGGCATAGTCGGCACGACCACGTTCTCGCTGGCGATGCAGGACCAGGGCGACCGGGCGGGCAGCGCCTCCGCGATGCTCGGCCTTCTGCCGCTCCTGACCGGCGGGTTGATCTCTCCGCTCGTCGGTCTGGGCGGCGGTGATACAGCTCTGCCCATGGGCGCCATTATTGCGGCTGCCGGTATCTGTTCGCTGCTCTGCTACAGCCTGCTGGTGAGAAGGAGGGGACGCTGA
- a CDS encoding DMT family transporter, producing the protein MSRKDLSGLVLLALIWGSSFLFMRISSPVLGPVFTTELRVAIAAAALLLYARIAGIQLDIRSNWKAYLLLGGLNAALPFTLISAAELHLNASLAAILNATTPIFATLAAWWTGGERPGLNRAIGLVLGLGGVAVLVGWSPEPLDRAMIISVLFSLGAALAYGFGGLYAARVGRGVPPLTVATGQQLGAAICLLPLLPAVPPREMPGAAVILSVLALALVCTAFAYLLYFRLIASVGPVKTVSVTFLVPVFGIFWGALFLHERIYWTTVAGLAVILAGIALISGRARKPGEKTTRTRDL; encoded by the coding sequence ATGAGCCGTAAGGATCTGTCCGGCCTGGTGCTCCTGGCCCTCATCTGGGGCTCTTCGTTTCTCTTCATGAGAATCTCTTCTCCGGTGCTGGGGCCGGTGTTTACGACCGAGCTGAGAGTAGCCATAGCCGCAGCGGCTCTGCTGCTGTACGCGCGGATTGCAGGCATACAGCTCGATATTCGGAGTAATTGGAAGGCATATTTGCTCCTCGGCGGGCTGAACGCCGCGCTTCCTTTTACGCTGATCAGCGCGGCGGAGCTGCATCTGAATGCCTCCCTGGCTGCAATCCTCAATGCGACGACGCCGATATTCGCAACGCTTGCGGCCTGGTGGACGGGCGGAGAGCGGCCGGGCCTGAACCGGGCGATTGGACTGGTGCTCGGACTCGGAGGCGTCGCCGTGCTCGTCGGCTGGAGTCCCGAGCCGCTGGACCGGGCGATGATTATATCCGTCCTATTCTCGCTGGGCGCCGCCCTGGCCTACGGCTTCGGAGGCCTGTACGCTGCCCGGGTTGGCAGGGGGGTGCCGCCATTGACCGTGGCCACTGGCCAGCAGCTCGGCGCGGCGATATGCCTGCTGCCGCTTCTTCCCGCCGTGCCTCCGAGAGAGATGCCGGGCGCTGCCGTCATTTTGTCCGTCCTCGCGCTTGCGCTTGTCTGCACGGCCTTTGCCTATCTGCTCTACTTCCGGCTGATCGCAAGCGTCGGGCCCGTCAAGACCGTCAGCGTGACCTTTCTGGTTCCGGTGTTCGGGATATTCTGGGGCGCTCTTTTTCTGCATGAGCGCATCTATTGGACGACTGTAGCCGGACTCGCGGTTATTTTGGCGGGAATCGCTCTGATTAGCGGGCGCGCGCGAAAGCCCGGAGAGAAGACAACGAGAACGCGTGATCTGTAA